The following proteins come from a genomic window of Paenibacillus sp. CAA11:
- a CDS encoding site-specific DNA-methyltransferase, with amino-acid sequence MAKKIKEYNRIPDKMKKIIKPLNNLSGSEWTQLSKSVNVYGGSIAQKRKDHGAAFPLELAKHYIKIYTNEHDTVFDPFMGVGTTADACSLLNRNCVGFELNPDYFSHATQGIDPVDSKGNLIYDINKQIYNDNCLNLDNYLQGECIDLTVTSPPYADLLHKVAHSFAGYSYDKNIYNDQGRDLAKPYSENEEDFGNLSFEEYQHKITELMGKIYSVTNEGGYNVWVVKDYRDVENHIPYVNLHSKIIDAAIRSNWILVDVVIWDQSAQRKLVKLGGIKSRRFYFNIGHSFILVFRKNIKGEKFTNE; translated from the coding sequence ATGGCTAAAAAGATTAAAGAATATAATAGAATTCCTGACAAGATGAAAAAAATTATTAAGCCTCTGAATAATTTAAGTGGGTCTGAATGGACACAGTTAAGTAAAAGTGTAAATGTTTATGGAGGCAGCATTGCTCAAAAAAGAAAGGATCACGGAGCTGCGTTCCCACTTGAACTAGCAAAGCATTATATCAAAATATACACAAACGAGCATGATACGGTATTTGATCCATTTATGGGTGTTGGTACAACAGCAGATGCATGTAGTTTATTAAATCGAAATTGTGTTGGCTTTGAATTAAATCCAGATTATTTTTCCCATGCTACTCAAGGAATAGATCCGGTAGATTCAAAAGGAAATTTAATCTACGACATTAATAAGCAAATTTATAATGATAATTGCCTTAACCTTGATAATTACTTACAAGGGGAATGTATTGATCTAACGGTTACTAGCCCACCATATGCTGATCTATTGCACAAAGTAGCTCATAGTTTTGCAGGTTATAGTTATGATAAAAATATCTATAACGATCAAGGTAGAGACTTAGCAAAGCCCTATTCGGAAAATGAAGAGGACTTTGGGAATCTTTCTTTTGAAGAATATCAACACAAAATAACAGAACTAATGGGGAAAATTTATTCTGTAACTAATGAAGGTGGATACAACGTTTGGGTTGTAAAAGACTATAGAGATGTAGAAAATCATATTCCATATGTAAATTTGCATTCCAAGATAATTGACGCGGCTATTCGCAGTAATTGGATTTTAGTTGATGTAGTTATTTGGGATCAATCAGCACAGAGGAAACTAGTTAAGTTGGGTGGAATAAAATCGAGAAGATTTTATTTTAATATAGGCCACTCTTTCATTCTTGTATTTAGGAAAAATATAAAAGGAGAAAAATTCACTAATGAATAA
- a CDS encoding McrB family protein produces MPRPNEKKIPDYEYWSFVQKDCTPNDLANLASNICSFDSQDYNANKENILSFLPGSAADKVKAWSDYWVTIMQTLALAYITPRDNLLHKTALAQHITDGNPVDGFYYYWALRFQFPFAQSKHKGYKENQIVVQPIISILEHLVGLFEKAVALKLNPYDHSYLTFEEIVLVLMKSESNSIYEVKRNVNKIHQNRAIGYTYDDLKIDGFNEIMNNFSSRARLYFEKFNLLIFDRRNGKVIISDDINYSKIKSFLVFRKKALTLTTDEQTRLDFFNSAFLKLNPNPNKLLEVVSSVSGVMALSGQELVGKLTKNLSDNGVFFDDEFIESFLLSLKTKPFVILSGISGVGKSILPRTIMQLSGNKECSPIAVAPDWTDNSDMLGYFNVDGDFIPGEFTNLVLEANDNPHLPYFIILDEMNLSRVEYYFAQVLSVLESRYFDEDINRISYHDFLFNKGIRDRLQRYADKNSGDPELHDYFNKLAQLKISSNVFIIGTVNIDESTYPFSKKVLDRSNVLEINEVNLMIGVNDDTGLKYIDVATAEANTTDVGNAAEETGGTVTTEETEGTETTQEAEGTDTTQEAEGTDANQALSVAAAPVAPATPVAPALTELQQEEGKVFLFNYLIEGKITNLIELKQNWIQNQEITLELHQTLSTWIALLENINRLLKPLKLNFGFRVRDEVCIYLYHAACQNYDTLADGTWWNKYFDNQLVQKILPRLSGEQGEIDQVIIDLYNLCTQNGNYDADKILQDDTESDDLRFPKAARKLYLMLKDLLIFDKPSTSFWSV; encoded by the coding sequence ATGCCCAGACCAAATGAAAAAAAGATCCCAGATTATGAGTACTGGAGTTTTGTACAGAAAGATTGTACCCCAAACGATCTAGCAAATTTAGCTTCTAATATATGCAGCTTTGATAGCCAAGATTACAATGCTAATAAAGAAAACATTCTTTCGTTCTTACCCGGTAGCGCGGCGGATAAAGTAAAAGCATGGAGCGATTATTGGGTTACAATCATGCAGACTCTTGCGCTTGCCTACATTACACCTAGAGACAACTTACTCCATAAAACTGCACTTGCTCAGCATATAACGGATGGTAATCCGGTGGATGGTTTTTATTATTACTGGGCGCTTAGATTTCAATTTCCGTTTGCTCAAAGCAAACACAAAGGGTATAAAGAAAATCAGATTGTTGTTCAGCCAATAATATCCATTTTAGAGCATTTGGTTGGATTATTTGAAAAAGCAGTTGCTCTTAAATTAAATCCGTATGATCATTCATATCTTACATTTGAAGAGATAGTTTTAGTCTTAATGAAATCAGAGAGTAATAGCATCTATGAAGTGAAAAGAAATGTGAATAAAATACATCAAAATAGAGCTATCGGCTATACATATGATGATCTTAAAATAGATGGCTTCAACGAGATAATGAATAATTTCTCTTCAAGAGCGAGATTGTACTTTGAAAAATTCAATCTACTAATTTTTGATAGACGAAATGGGAAAGTAATTATATCCGATGATATTAACTATTCTAAGATTAAATCCTTTTTAGTGTTCAGGAAAAAAGCCCTTACACTCACGACTGATGAACAAACAAGACTAGATTTTTTTAATTCAGCCTTCTTAAAATTAAATCCTAACCCCAATAAATTATTAGAGGTGGTCAGTTCCGTGTCTGGTGTGATGGCACTGAGTGGACAAGAACTAGTAGGAAAATTAACAAAAAATCTTTCTGATAATGGTGTGTTTTTTGATGATGAATTTATTGAATCATTTTTATTAAGTCTTAAGACCAAACCATTCGTAATTTTATCTGGTATTTCTGGTGTAGGAAAAAGTATTCTTCCTCGAACAATAATGCAACTTTCCGGTAATAAAGAGTGTAGCCCTATTGCTGTTGCACCGGACTGGACAGATAATTCCGACATGTTGGGTTACTTTAACGTGGACGGTGATTTTATTCCAGGTGAGTTTACAAATCTGGTTTTAGAAGCAAATGATAACCCACATCTACCCTACTTTATTATTTTAGACGAGATGAATTTATCTAGGGTAGAGTATTATTTTGCTCAAGTTCTTAGTGTTCTTGAGTCACGATATTTTGACGAAGATATTAATCGTATTAGCTATCATGACTTCCTTTTTAACAAAGGTATCAGAGATAGATTACAAAGATATGCTGATAAAAATTCAGGTGATCCTGAGTTACATGACTACTTTAATAAACTAGCTCAACTGAAAATAAGTAGTAACGTATTTATTATAGGTACAGTAAATATTGATGAGTCAACATATCCGTTTTCTAAGAAAGTACTTGACAGATCAAATGTTCTGGAAATTAATGAAGTTAATCTAATGATTGGCGTAAATGATGATACTGGATTGAAATATATAGATGTTGCGACGGCTGAAGCTAACACTACTGATGTTGGAAATGCTGCTGAAGAAACGGGAGGTACGGTTACAACTGAAGAAACTGAGGGTACAGAAACAACCCAAGAAGCCGAAGGTACAGATACAACTCAAGAAGCTGAAGGTACAGATGCAAATCAGGCTCTAAGTGTTGCTGCTGCGCCTGTTGCCCCTGCTACTCCTGTAGCGCCTGCTTTAACAGAATTACAACAAGAAGAAGGAAAGGTATTCTTGTTTAATTATTTAATCGAAGGGAAAATCACTAATCTTATTGAACTAAAGCAGAATTGGATTCAAAATCAGGAAATAACACTTGAATTACATCAAACGTTATCAACTTGGATTGCACTTTTAGAAAATATCAATCGGCTATTAAAACCACTTAAACTGAATTTTGGATTCAGGGTTCGTGACGAGGTCTGTATCTATCTGTACCACGCAGCTTGCCAAAATTATGATACTTTAGCCGATGGAACATGGTGGAACAAGTATTTTGATAATCAGCTTGTTCAAAAGATTCTTCCTCGTTTGAGCGGAGAGCAAGGCGAAATAGATCAAGTAATTATTGATCTATATAATTTATGTACCCAAAACGGAAACTACGATGCAGACAAAATTTTACAAGATGACACTGAAAGCGATGACTTAAGATTTCCTAAGGCAGCCCGAAAGTTATACTTAATGCTTAAGGATTTATTAATATTTGATAAGCCTTCAACCTCATTTTGGAGTGTATAA
- a CDS encoding recombinase family protein codes for MRIAYARVSTADQSLDLQMDALKKFGYDRIYMEKASGGKDDRPELKRALEMLRDGDTFIVYKLDRLARSTLKLIETLDLLNKKGIEFVSLSDNIDTSTAAGKAMFGMMAVFAEFERSIIRERTKAGLEAARARGRMGGRPMTDKKKLDKAIKLYESGEFTVTQIEEMTEVSKGSLYRELNRRKQEVFKE; via the coding sequence ATGAGAATTGCATACGCACGGGTTTCGACAGCAGACCAGTCCCTTGATTTACAAATGGACGCTCTAAAGAAGTTCGGATATGACCGAATTTATATGGAGAAAGCCAGCGGCGGCAAGGATGATCGTCCCGAGTTAAAGAGGGCATTGGAAATGTTACGCGATGGGGATACTTTTATTGTTTACAAGCTTGACCGTTTAGCTCGTTCAACATTAAAGCTAATTGAGACTCTTGACCTGCTGAATAAAAAGGGTATTGAGTTCGTGAGCCTGTCCGATAACATTGATACGTCTACGGCGGCAGGAAAGGCTATGTTCGGTATGATGGCAGTCTTTGCGGAGTTTGAGAGGTCAATCATACGTGAACGTACCAAAGCAGGGTTGGAAGCGGCTAGAGCCCGTGGACGCATGGGGGGTCGTCCCATGACAGATAAAAAGAAGCTTGACAAAGCAATTAAGCTATACGAGAGTGGAGAATTTACAGTAACACAAATAGAAGAAATGACAGAAGTAAGCAAGGGTTCGCTTTACCGTGAACTTAACAGGAGGAAACAAGAAGTTTTCAAGGAATAA
- a CDS encoding DUF2357 domain-containing protein yields the protein MSLTDLVELKTDDFLLSIKGTPPHQNSFTLRNFSGGQDDEVSRNILRHIKHSSEFGDTSLIKIERKTSRYSNENTRIKVCTNFEKNGLEYYLPIFFENINYHVQLTSFNDKKYTLWHEHSSINNNLAYFEQHQSFSGTINFRNNVGLTQLSVLEDGKLIFQIDITVFSIKIDFLKERLSMINELSNIHNHLVFEMFNPTKNGGSGETQSATGLEWLVNFYNLSDQLLGIIERIEKKAHQRLNTESKTFNIRKIKRTNSSLTKKINKYGKDELFQRNTIDLNVKSSDLNTPENKFIKYLMKQTTKQINKWRHYIDNSTLESIKSIKNEHFYLKILHNEKKLRRRINNEFWLHIEDSNNGLQNKTNFLFHNEFVKFEKLIRLINKGINIQIKGSKYIYTLSMEDLYEVWTFCKLVQIISEFVHNDSSAYTLKIKTDAFRTVLKTGKSSKIRVNDQITIATNRLFKTSLTSTYFTPLVNQQPDLIFEIENKQELNILDAKYKIEVAVVESNDLKTLSYKELISKDISNKEVRFKPKDEDINTMHRYKDAIQTNRVIDDTPEVIRAVKRGIILYPHKPPISDAGQIENYLTKFDKFKIGAIPFSPGNVDDNWKSEFTTALIVEPHESVEQIRILARIVQDILSE from the coding sequence ATGTCTCTAACTGACCTTGTAGAATTAAAAACTGATGATTTTTTACTTTCCATAAAAGGAACTCCCCCTCATCAAAATAGTTTTACCCTGAGAAATTTTTCTGGCGGCCAAGATGATGAAGTGTCCAGAAATATTTTAAGACATATTAAACATAGTTCTGAATTTGGAGATACATCATTAATAAAAATTGAACGAAAAACAAGTAGATATTCAAATGAGAATACTCGTATTAAAGTGTGCACTAATTTTGAAAAAAATGGGCTAGAGTATTATTTGCCCATTTTTTTTGAGAATATTAACTATCATGTTCAACTAACATCATTTAATGATAAGAAATATACACTATGGCATGAGCATTCAAGTATTAATAACAATTTAGCGTATTTCGAACAGCATCAGTCGTTTTCTGGAACTATAAATTTTAGAAATAATGTAGGCCTAACACAATTATCCGTATTGGAAGATGGAAAATTAATTTTCCAAATTGATATTACGGTGTTTTCCATAAAAATTGATTTTTTAAAAGAACGTTTATCAATGATAAATGAACTATCGAATATTCATAACCATTTGGTTTTCGAAATGTTTAATCCAACAAAAAATGGAGGTTCGGGTGAAACGCAGTCAGCAACCGGATTAGAGTGGTTAGTTAATTTTTATAATCTTTCTGATCAGTTACTAGGAATTATTGAAAGAATAGAAAAAAAGGCGCATCAAAGATTAAATACTGAAAGCAAAACTTTTAATATTCGAAAAATCAAAAGAACTAATAGCTCATTGACAAAGAAGATTAATAAATATGGGAAGGATGAACTCTTCCAAAGAAATACTATTGATCTTAATGTCAAATCTTCAGATTTAAATACTCCTGAGAATAAATTTATAAAGTACTTAATGAAGCAAACTACGAAACAAATAAATAAGTGGAGGCATTATATTGATAACTCTACCTTAGAGAGTATTAAATCTATAAAAAATGAGCATTTTTATTTGAAGATCTTACACAATGAAAAAAAACTGAGGCGTAGAATTAATAATGAATTTTGGTTGCATATCGAAGATAGCAATAACGGATTGCAGAACAAAACAAATTTTTTATTTCATAACGAATTTGTTAAATTTGAGAAATTGATTAGGTTAATAAATAAAGGAATAAATATTCAAATAAAAGGATCAAAGTATATATATACACTTTCAATGGAAGATCTATATGAAGTATGGACATTCTGCAAATTGGTTCAGATAATAAGCGAGTTTGTTCATAATGATTCAAGTGCTTACACTCTAAAGATTAAAACTGACGCTTTTAGAACTGTGCTAAAAACGGGAAAATCTTCAAAAATAAGGGTAAATGATCAAATCACAATCGCTACAAATAGGTTGTTTAAAACATCTTTGACCTCAACCTACTTTACTCCTTTAGTTAACCAACAACCAGACCTAATATTTGAAATTGAGAATAAACAAGAGCTAAACATTTTAGATGCTAAATATAAAATTGAAGTTGCAGTTGTCGAATCTAATGATCTTAAAACGCTAAGTTACAAGGAATTGATATCTAAAGACATTTCGAATAAAGAAGTTAGATTTAAACCTAAAGATGAAGACATCAATACAATGCACAGATACAAAGACGCTATACAGACAAATAGAGTTATTGATGATACACCTGAAGTAATTAGAGCTGTAAAAAGGGGGATAATTTTATATCCTCATAAACCGCCTATATCGGATGCAGGTCAAATCGAAAACTATTTAACAAAGTTTGATAAGTTTAAAATAGGGGCCATTCCTTTTTCACCGGGTAACGTGGATGATAATTGGAAATCTGAGTTTACAACAGCGTTAATTGTTGAACCCCATGAATCCGTTGAACAAATTCGGATTTTGGCGAGAATAGTTCAAGATATACTTTCGGAATAA
- a CDS encoding DNA methyltransferase codes for MNNTILNIPYTHSFFPYPAKFPAEPIRELILKYSSIGDVILDPFCGSGTVLVESMLNNRNAIGIELNPVSALVSKAKSNNYKEEDLLEVQSIINELIKIENNRDNWLTETLLSADEIPTYKNIDHWFKENMLHELTALRKTFIFNYKYTNKCLEDLVWMAFLKIIVSVSNQDNDTRYAAVNKPELINGFAIKKFREVLVDYNKQLMNSSKYIYGINSKIEVIEGDVTVKFHEIEDNSVDMIITSPPYINTFDYYLYHKHRIFWMDKDPQIIRRKEIGCHHRIDTMSFEKAKNEYYTSMDTLFSVAKDKLKKGKYFVMLIGDGIVKDEVVKADELIEEIALQNGFVVEELNTINLREVSKGFIKGRSLDRKNHHSIVLKRC; via the coding sequence ATGAATAATACAATTCTAAACATTCCATATACGCACAGTTTCTTTCCATACCCCGCGAAGTTCCCGGCAGAGCCAATACGAGAACTTATTCTAAAATATAGTTCTATTGGTGATGTTATTTTAGATCCGTTTTGTGGTTCTGGTACTGTGTTAGTTGAGTCTATGCTTAATAATAGAAATGCAATTGGTATAGAACTTAATCCAGTATCAGCATTAGTATCTAAAGCAAAATCAAACAATTATAAAGAAGAAGATTTGTTAGAAGTTCAATCAATAATTAATGAGCTAATTAAAATAGAAAACAATCGAGACAATTGGCTTACAGAAACATTATTAAGTGCTGATGAAATTCCAACTTATAAGAATATTGATCATTGGTTTAAAGAAAATATGTTACATGAACTAACCGCATTAAGAAAAACGTTTATTTTTAATTATAAATATACCAACAAGTGCTTAGAAGATTTAGTATGGATGGCTTTTTTGAAAATTATCGTATCTGTTTCAAACCAAGATAATGACACGAGGTATGCAGCAGTTAATAAGCCAGAACTTATTAATGGTTTTGCTATTAAAAAATTTCGTGAGGTATTAGTAGACTATAATAAGCAGTTGATGAACAGCTCGAAATATATCTACGGGATCAATAGCAAAATCGAGGTTATTGAAGGTGATGTGACTGTTAAGTTTCATGAAATTGAAGATAACTCTGTTGATATGATAATCACTTCACCACCATATATAAACACATTTGATTACTACTTATATCATAAGCATAGAATTTTTTGGATGGATAAAGATCCTCAGATTATTCGAAGAAAAGAAATTGGATGTCATCACAGAATAGATACAATGTCTTTTGAAAAAGCAAAAAATGAATATTACACTTCTATGGACACCTTATTTAGTGTTGCAAAGGACAAACTAAAAAAAGGAAAGTATTTTGTGATGTTAATAGGAGATGGGATTGTTAAAGACGAAGTAGTAAAGGCTGACGAGCTAATAGAAGAAATTGCACTTCAAAATGGCTTTGTCGTTGAGGAACTTAATACAATTAACCTGAGGGAAGTATCGAAGGGATTTATTAAAGGTAGGTCATTAGATAGAAAAAATCATCACTCAATTGTGCTAAAGAGGTGCTAA
- a CDS encoding SF0329 family protein encodes MSWSKLKQQLESFLSPALQGRVEYRAPGYRYLPDKSGICYILVDKKNILNMSDKTNLIRWYQTELEIKNDPELQIPITTDDIEAVRKDTKGPVPEDRLIVIARSRRSSEQAKELLSAQTNLSKSNFIVVANKFLTTSVEQSLESPDILLNVLALVDRRVGKKRILNLSEEIKLKHPIVQYFYKLRRKTL; translated from the coding sequence ATGTCCTGGAGCAAATTGAAGCAGCAGTTGGAGAGCTTTCTCAGTCCTGCGTTACAGGGAAGGGTGGAATACCGCGCACCGGGTTATCGTTATTTACCGGATAAATCAGGGATTTGTTATATCTTGGTTGATAAGAAGAACATACTTAATATGAGTGATAAGACGAACCTCATCAGATGGTACCAAACGGAGCTGGAAATCAAGAATGATCCCGAACTTCAAATTCCGATCACAACTGACGACATTGAGGCGGTCAGAAAAGATACCAAGGGACCCGTGCCGGAGGATCGCTTAATCGTCATTGCTCGAAGTAGAAGAAGCTCTGAACAAGCAAAAGAGCTTCTATCCGCACAGACTAATTTAAGTAAATCTAATTTTATCGTGGTGGCTAATAAGTTCTTAACTACGTCGGTAGAGCAAAGTTTAGAGAGCCCCGATATCCTGCTGAATGTTCTAGCTTTGGTGGATCGAAGGGTTGGGAAAAAGCGGATCCTAAACCTGTCCGAAGAGATAAAGTTAAAGCATCCCATTGTGCAGTATTTTTATAAACTGCGGCGTAAGACGTTGTGA
- a CDS encoding right-handed parallel beta-helix repeat-containing protein, protein MSKRVGIRFLVLMMMIYVFAFNLGGGTVKADSVYYVSTTGNDITGTGTLSNPWKTIQKAADTMTAGDTCIIRGGTYQETVTLHTSGTSANPINFKAYTGENVTVSGADRVTGWQNYSGSIYYAEMPGSLGTKDQIFVNKQMQLEARWPNSPTLDPLNLTYATVDSGSTTTIKDRDLTQAPGYWVGKTVWSVPGTGYKSYKRTITGSSDGSITFDPMATAATGGNSYYITGNLEDLDSEGEWYYDSLTGRLYLWAPGGVDPNTSTVEAKRRIYAFDLSSRSYISITGINIFASSIKMSDSNDCKVSNMIAEYVSHDSDVTSQYSTGIFMSGTNNELRDSTLIYSSGNLVSIQGTGNKVINNLIHEANYSAADIPAIYLLGTNHLISHNTVYNAGRHLIFMPTQNSQIQYNNLYNAGKLTKDCGILYEFAWDGQGTAIHHNYIHDNLAKNYSGTGIYLDNGSKGYIVHHNVVWGNYTGIRLNTPSNFNLIYNNTTYGNGNVGYWGSNFQSDMYGDRIFNNIFTTAFTLPGTHIEGNNITSETNPLFVNPTAYDFRLQSTSPAIHAGVVISGITDDYVGTAPDIGAYEFGGTDWTAGHDFSSPPDPVFESVSLLYINKVRQSDFEKGIISPWAATYSGTAASVSVPRSGSKSVRLGPGEDGIEQVLTGLSPNTSYICTAWVKADIGEQIQIGVSGFEGTDASVTSDSTSWTMVNIPFTTGAGATSATVYAYKNPGTAYVYVDDFGVVEQ, encoded by the coding sequence ATGAGTAAGAGAGTAGGCATTAGATTTCTAGTTTTAATGATGATGATTTATGTATTTGCTTTTAATCTGGGCGGGGGAACTGTTAAGGCAGATTCCGTATATTATGTTTCTACAACGGGGAATGACATCACTGGTACCGGTACACTATCAAATCCATGGAAAACTATACAAAAGGCAGCAGATACCATGACGGCCGGAGATACCTGCATCATCCGAGGGGGTACATACCAGGAAACAGTAACCCTTCATACTTCCGGAACTTCTGCAAATCCCATAAACTTTAAGGCTTATACAGGAGAGAATGTAACGGTATCTGGTGCTGATCGGGTTACTGGCTGGCAAAATTACTCCGGTTCCATCTATTATGCGGAAATGCCGGGTTCCCTTGGAACAAAAGATCAGATATTTGTTAATAAGCAAATGCAACTTGAAGCCAGATGGCCCAATTCACCAACACTTGATCCCTTAAATTTGACATATGCAACAGTTGATTCCGGCTCCACTACAACCATCAAGGATAGAGACTTAACTCAGGCACCTGGATACTGGGTGGGCAAAACGGTCTGGAGTGTTCCGGGAACAGGCTATAAATCTTATAAAAGGACCATTACCGGATCAAGTGACGGCTCCATTACTTTTGATCCCATGGCTACTGCAGCGACAGGCGGTAACAGCTATTATATTACTGGCAATCTTGAAGATCTTGATAGTGAGGGAGAATGGTATTATGACAGCCTTACTGGCAGACTTTATTTATGGGCACCTGGTGGGGTTGATCCGAATACTTCGACCGTAGAAGCAAAAAGGCGGATTTATGCATTTGATTTAAGTTCCCGCTCTTACATAAGTATTACCGGAATTAATATCTTTGCCTCCAGCATTAAAATGTCTGATTCTAATGACTGTAAAGTTTCTAATATGATTGCGGAATATGTCAGTCATGATTCGGATGTTACCAGCCAATACAGTACAGGGATATTTATGTCCGGTACCAATAATGAGCTTAGAGACAGTACTTTGATCTACAGTTCCGGGAATCTGGTGAGTATACAGGGAACGGGAAATAAGGTGATTAATAATCTTATTCATGAAGCAAATTATTCGGCAGCGGATATTCCGGCAATCTATCTATTGGGGACAAACCATCTAATCAGTCATAATACGGTATATAACGCTGGGCGTCATCTGATATTTATGCCTACCCAGAACAGCCAGATACAATATAATAATCTGTACAATGCAGGAAAATTGACAAAGGACTGCGGAATACTCTACGAATTTGCCTGGGATGGGCAAGGGACGGCAATTCATCATAATTACATCCATGATAATCTGGCAAAGAATTATTCCGGCACGGGTATCTATCTGGATAACGGTAGCAAGGGCTATATTGTGCATCATAATGTGGTATGGGGAAACTATACAGGGATAAGATTGAATACACCCAGTAATTTTAACCTGATTTATAACAATACCACCTACGGTAACGGTAATGTGGGCTATTGGGGAAGTAATTTTCAGTCAGATATGTACGGCGACAGAATTTTCAACAATATCTTTACTACAGCCTTTACACTGCCTGGTACTCATATAGAGGGAAATAATATTACCTCAGAGACCAATCCGTTATTTGTGAATCCTACAGCATATGATTTCAGGTTGCAGTCTACTTCTCCAGCTATTCATGCAGGGGTTGTAATATCTGGCATCACGGATGATTATGTTGGTACGGCGCCGGATATTGGAGCATATGAGTTCGGTGGAACTGATTGGACTGCCGGGCATGATTTTTCTTCACCTCCGGACCCGGTTTTTGAGAGTGTCAGCTTACTATATATTAATAAAGTGAGGCAATCTGATTTCGAGAAAGGGATCATCTCACCATGGGCAGCAACATATTCAGGTACTGCTGCAAGTGTATCGGTACCAAGAAGCGGCTCTAAGAGTGTTAGATTGGGACCCGGAGAAGATGGTATCGAGCAGGTACTTACAGGGCTAAGTCCTAATACCAGCTACATCTGTACTGCCTGGGTTAAGGCAGACATCGGAGAGCAGATTCAGATTGGCGTGAGTGGCTTTGAAGGTACGGATGCATCCGTAACATCTGACAGTACATCCTGGACAATGGTAAATATCCCCTTTACAACCGGAGCAGGCGCTACCAGTGCAACAGTGTATGCTTATAAGAATCCTGGTACAGCATATGTTTATGTGGATGATTTTGGGGTAGTTGAGCAATAG
- a CDS encoding DUF4317 domain-containing protein yields MLKKEVAYIRKQFKLDHEKLQIYDILNVYIMKETNEIYHYERQPFALVDREKQELYMGNFKKLLAGEMDQKLFELKLHEEAEEPTRVLLHQALVTGDVEEWHDLMILLVEKMLADTHYEKDTVITFVRGQYYQPTKTRNEEAEESENDEVFTNPFILCSINTTEQQKKTLMFDYVEREFKYNVLVDPIIKLSSPEQGFFYPSVTDGYSDVNRVLYCSGRANEPNQHFIEEVLNAEKTVTALEERAIFEEIVKEVAGDQLDASTIASVYEEIYQVIETHEEEEPPKLDYKDVEHMLTVSGVENVTAEKVERAFETIVDDKNYEIKASSVVPKFTSKSIKIDTKVATISVSPQDLKYVRQVNYQGKRCIMIEVDEDAVIEGFTLNTETL; encoded by the coding sequence ATGCTAAAGAAAGAAGTCGCATATATACGCAAACAGTTTAAGCTGGATCACGAAAAGCTCCAAATTTACGATATTTTGAATGTGTATATTATGAAGGAAACGAACGAGATTTACCATTACGAGCGACAGCCTTTTGCACTGGTGGACAGGGAGAAGCAGGAGCTCTATATGGGGAATTTCAAAAAACTGCTGGCCGGGGAAATGGATCAAAAGCTGTTCGAGCTAAAGCTTCACGAGGAAGCGGAAGAACCGACGCGGGTGCTTCTCCATCAAGCTTTGGTGACCGGCGATGTGGAGGAATGGCATGATCTGATGATCCTGCTGGTCGAGAAAATGCTCGCGGATACCCATTATGAAAAGGATACAGTGATTACTTTCGTCCGCGGGCAATACTATCAGCCGACCAAAACCAGAAACGAAGAGGCCGAGGAAAGCGAAAATGACGAGGTGTTCACCAATCCGTTCATTCTGTGCAGCATCAATACTACGGAGCAGCAAAAGAAAACGCTCATGTTCGATTACGTGGAGAGAGAATTCAAATATAATGTGCTCGTGGATCCGATCATTAAGTTGAGTTCGCCGGAGCAGGGTTTTTTTTATCCCAGCGTGACAGATGGTTATTCTGACGTGAATCGGGTGCTGTATTGCTCGGGAAGAGCGAACGAACCGAATCAGCATTTCATCGAGGAAGTCTTGAATGCCGAGAAGACCGTGACGGCGTTGGAGGAGAGAGCTATTTTTGAGGAGATCGTGAAGGAAGTGGCGGGAGATCAGCTCGACGCTTCAACGATCGCCAGCGTATACGAGGAAATTTATCAGGTCATCGAGACCCATGAAGAGGAAGAACCGCCGAAGCTGGACTATAAAGATGTGGAACACATGCTGACGGTCAGCGGTGTGGAGAATGTGACGGCGGAAAAGGTGGAACGGGCGTTCGAAACGATCGTGGATGACAAGAACTACGAAATCAAAGCGAGCAGCGTCGTTCCGAAGTTCACTTCGAAATCGATTAAGATCGATACGAAGGTTGCTACCATTTCGGTCAGCCCACAGGATCTGAAGTACGTGAGACAGGTGAATTATCAAGGGAAACGATGCATTATGATCGAGGTAGACGAAGACGCTGTGATTGAAGGATTTACGCTTAATACGGAGACGTTGTAG